A genomic window from Micromonospora ferruginea includes:
- a CDS encoding serine hydrolase: protein MSAVVRHARDLLDEAGLDGAFLVRDLDTGAEIGFETDTPYPTASLVKVPLAVAALERIARGDLDPATPVDVRPGRITTPGPTGLSRFRHPARIAVDDLLYLSTSVSDSVAADALFDLVPPAAVADELRRLRIDGITVRHRAADLTDTPAERLGPDQVHLAHSLAIGAATPGQGHPVAQLDVTRANAGSARAFVDLLHALWRPSAIHPDTAARVRALLGDNLHRQRLAPDFTSDASRWSSKTGTLLHLRHEVGVVDHADGQSYAVAAFTASRVPAVAQPGSEATMAQVARSLHDHLRTGAPPWWG from the coding sequence GTGAGTGCGGTCGTGCGGCACGCGCGGGACCTGCTCGACGAGGCGGGACTCGACGGCGCGTTCCTGGTCCGCGACCTCGACACCGGCGCGGAGATCGGCTTCGAGACGGACACCCCGTACCCGACGGCGTCGCTGGTGAAGGTGCCGCTGGCGGTCGCCGCGCTCGAACGGATCGCGCGCGGGGACCTCGACCCGGCGACGCCTGTCGACGTCCGGCCCGGCCGGATCACCACACCGGGCCCGACCGGGCTGAGCCGATTCCGCCATCCGGCGCGGATCGCCGTGGACGACCTGCTCTACCTGAGCACCTCGGTCAGCGACTCCGTCGCCGCCGACGCCCTGTTCGACCTCGTCCCACCGGCCGCGGTCGCCGACGAGCTGCGGCGACTGCGCATCGACGGCATCACCGTCCGGCACCGTGCCGCCGACCTCACCGACACGCCCGCGGAACGCCTCGGCCCCGACCAGGTGCACCTGGCCCACTCCCTCGCCATCGGCGCGGCGACCCCGGGGCAGGGCCACCCGGTCGCACAGCTCGACGTCACCCGCGCCAACGCCGGGTCGGCCCGGGCCTTCGTCGACCTGCTGCACGCCCTCTGGCGGCCGTCGGCGATCCACCCGGACACCGCGGCCCGGGTACGCGCCCTGCTCGGCGACAACCTGCACCGGCAGCGGCTCGCGCCGGACTTCACCTCGGACGCCTCCCGATGGTCGTCGAAGACCGGCACCCTGCTGCACCTGCGCCACGAGGTGGGCGTGGTCGACCACGCCGACGGGCAGTCGTACGCGGTCGCCGCGTTCACCGCCTCCCGGGTGCCCGCCGTCGCCCAGCCCGGCAGCGAGGCGACGATGGCGCAGGTCGCCCGCTCCCTGCACGACCACCTCCGCACCGGCGCCCCGCCCTGGTGGGGCTAG
- the bla gene encoding class A beta-lactamase — protein MMVSSTRRLVAAVAVVSLAACSPADAAEQPARDSATTAPASSAPDRDREFRQLEERFDARLGVYAIDTGTGRTVQYRADERFAYASTFKALAAAEVLDETTDAELDKVVRYSADDLVTYSPITEQHVDEGMTLRAIADAAVRYSDNTAGNLMLRRLGGPQKFEKELREIGDKVTDPARWETALNEARPGDRRDTSTPRAMAGSLRAYAVGNALEPADRDVLTGWLRGNTTGGELIRAGVPAGWVVGDKTGSGGYGTRNDIAVIWPPDRAPIVLAVLSSRGEKDAEYDNALIARAAEVVVAAL, from the coding sequence TTGATGGTGTCTTCGACACGCCGCCTGGTGGCCGCGGTTGCAGTGGTCTCCCTGGCCGCCTGCAGTCCCGCTGACGCCGCCGAACAGCCGGCACGAGACAGCGCGACGACCGCCCCCGCGTCGTCCGCGCCGGACCGGGACCGCGAGTTCCGGCAGTTGGAGGAGAGGTTCGACGCGCGGCTGGGGGTGTACGCGATCGACACCGGCACCGGCCGGACGGTGCAGTACCGGGCCGATGAGCGGTTCGCGTACGCCTCGACGTTCAAGGCGTTGGCCGCCGCCGAGGTCCTCGACGAGACCACCGACGCCGAGCTGGACAAGGTGGTGCGGTACTCGGCGGACGACCTGGTCACCTACTCGCCGATCACGGAGCAGCACGTCGACGAGGGCATGACGCTGCGCGCGATCGCCGACGCGGCGGTGCGCTACAGCGACAACACCGCCGGCAACCTGATGTTGCGTCGGCTCGGTGGACCGCAGAAGTTCGAGAAGGAACTGCGCGAGATCGGCGACAAGGTCACCGACCCGGCGCGCTGGGAAACCGCGCTCAACGAGGCGAGGCCCGGTGACCGGCGGGACACCAGCACCCCGCGGGCCATGGCCGGGTCGCTGCGGGCGTACGCCGTCGGGAACGCCCTCGAACCGGCGGACCGTGACGTGCTCACCGGTTGGCTGCGGGGCAACACCACCGGCGGTGAGCTGATCCGCGCCGGCGTTCCCGCCGGGTGGGTGGTCGGGGACAAGACCGGGTCCGGCGGCTACGGCACCCGCAACGACATCGCGGTGATCTGGCCCCCGGACCGCGCACCGATCGTCCTCGCCGTGCTGTCCAGCCGCGGCGAGAAGGACGCCGAGTACGACAACGCCCTGATCGCCCGGGCGGCCGAGGTCGTGGTCGCCGCGTTGTGA
- a CDS encoding alpha/beta hydrolase — MLSAACTGAPTSAESEPRPSAGGLEAYYGQKLSFGSCADYGTTPGEKKQYVAPFECARLTVPLDYQDPKGRTIQVAVLRLPAQGDPGQRIGSLVLNPGGPGGSGMAQTPAFSVAHAKSPLLQRFDVVGFDPRGVGSSTPAIRCFTDAERDRGEDQTTLLASAGQWTGEDTRRLAERCAKGSGGTEMLAAVGTRNVARDMDVLRAALGDDKLTFAGQSYGTRLGAVYAEMFGKNVRAMVLDGVIDPTLQNPQRRLTQQAGFQQNFDKLAAACAAGKDCPLGADPTRATEVFQKLVQPLIDKPVPAGDGRTLNFNQAIGGVTAGLYYPEAWPALIKGLARLKQGDGSQIVKVGEVFGGRDPSGVWTNFLEANLAVNCNDEVRRTPEQEARLRADIIRISPYVATGREVDGVTRDACESWPGKPSLGIPYAQDVKGLPASLIISVTGDPATPYAAGRVLADEIGGTVLTVEGARHTVAQEGVNPCVNAAFAAYLVDLKVPAEDRRCRL, encoded by the coding sequence GACTACGGCACCACGCCGGGGGAGAAGAAGCAGTATGTCGCGCCCTTCGAGTGCGCGCGGCTGACGGTGCCGCTGGACTACCAGGATCCGAAGGGCAGGACCATCCAGGTCGCGGTGCTCCGGCTCCCCGCCCAGGGCGATCCCGGGCAGCGCATCGGGTCGCTGGTGCTCAACCCGGGCGGTCCGGGCGGTTCGGGCATGGCCCAGACGCCGGCCTTCAGCGTCGCGCACGCGAAGAGCCCACTGCTGCAACGGTTCGACGTGGTGGGGTTCGATCCGCGCGGGGTCGGCTCGTCCACGCCCGCGATCAGATGTTTCACCGACGCCGAACGCGATCGCGGTGAGGACCAGACCACCCTGCTGGCGTCCGCGGGCCAGTGGACCGGGGAGGACACCCGGCGCCTGGCGGAGCGCTGCGCGAAGGGCTCCGGCGGGACGGAGATGCTGGCTGCGGTCGGCACCCGCAACGTCGCCCGGGACATGGACGTCCTGCGCGCGGCCCTCGGTGATGACAAGCTCACGTTCGCCGGGCAGAGCTACGGCACCCGCCTCGGCGCGGTCTACGCCGAGATGTTCGGCAAGAACGTGCGGGCGATGGTGTTGGACGGCGTGATCGACCCCACCCTGCAGAACCCGCAGCGGCGGCTCACCCAGCAGGCCGGGTTCCAGCAGAACTTCGACAAGCTGGCGGCCGCCTGCGCGGCCGGCAAGGACTGCCCGCTGGGCGCCGACCCGACCCGGGCCACCGAGGTGTTCCAGAAGCTGGTCCAGCCACTGATCGACAAGCCCGTCCCGGCCGGCGACGGGCGCACACTGAACTTCAACCAGGCCATCGGCGGCGTGACCGCCGGCCTCTACTATCCCGAGGCGTGGCCCGCGCTCATCAAGGGCCTCGCCCGGCTCAAGCAGGGCGACGGGTCGCAGATCGTCAAGGTCGGCGAGGTGTTCGGCGGTCGGGACCCCTCCGGCGTGTGGACCAACTTCCTCGAGGCCAACCTCGCCGTCAACTGCAACGACGAGGTGCGCCGCACCCCCGAGCAGGAAGCCCGGCTGCGCGCCGACATCATCCGGATCAGCCCGTACGTGGCCACCGGTCGAGAGGTCGACGGGGTCACCCGGGACGCGTGCGAGTCCTGGCCGGGCAAGCCCAGCCTCGGCATCCCCTACGCGCAGGACGTCAAGGGCCTGCCCGCGAGCCTGATCATCTCCGTCACCGGCGACCCGGCCACCCCGTACGCCGCGGGCAGGGTGCTGGCCGACGAGATCGGCGGCACGGTGCTCACCGTCGAGGGCGCCCGGCACACCGTCGCGCAGGAGGGGGTCAACCCCTGTGTCAACGCCGCCTTCGCCGCCTACCTGGTCGACCTGAAGGTCCCCGCGGAGGACCGACGCTGCCGGCTCTGA